The following proteins are co-located in the Purpureocillium takamizusanense chromosome 10, complete sequence genome:
- a CDS encoding uncharacterized protein (COG:S~SECRETED:SignalP(1-18~SECRETED:cutsite=VLA-AD~SECRETED:prob=0.8763)~EggNog:ENOG503PBDC) gives MMLWSALATGLAISVVLAADDSPPGVIVELCKQRGQVPQKAGDSWTCVQNSSICGEGEDQATLHKDAKTGEYVCCSPGYKLKDGRCVDPRPPPAPAPGTCAARIEDVGLTSLLSRVLAPCFPCGTTALDTFLTEYAGVLKAAMNLVEDAYSQPGCVTPKPSPGNWWKCPRDDDSPCKWLALENNKAPKTLAATGTDHRVLPNPNVPVANYKYPFDTWVTTWPDDDLDIYIKGEKVKPQASGTSYLIPAGTSGDDVYYKSSRGAQIQFYGACSPSTPCIGEEVVPWTQGKAVTVGDRDAVIDVSKYTSDGDLVFTIADTSVTTEQYTILADGKEVDKTHGRLTLGADKYNTKNIVNIDVGAGPWGALRSIANDGFWGSFRIPKGTQQVTVHMNFEAPGWPHYLFEYRIDKLCKC, from the exons ATGATGTTGTGGAGCGCCCTGGCGACTGGATTGGCCATCTCGgttgtcctcgccgcggaTGATAGTCCGCCTGGTGTCATT GTGGAACTATGTAAGCAGCGAG GCCAAGTTCCTCAAAAGGCGGGCGACAGCTGGACCTGTGTGCAAAACAGCAGCATATgcggtgagggcgaggaccAGGCTACGTTGCACAAGGACGCCAAGACGGGCGAATATGTGTGCTGCTCCCCGGGGTACAAGCTCAAGGATGGCCGTTGCGTGGATCCTAGgccgccccccgcgcctG CGCCGGGAACATGCGCGGCACGCATCGAGGACGTGGGACTGACCAGCCTGCTCAGCCGTGTCCTTGCGCCTTGCTTCCCCTGTGGCACCACCGCTCTTGATACCTTTCTCACCGAGTACGCCGGTGTCCTCAAGGCTGCGATGAACCTGGTCGAAGATGCCTACAGCCAGCCGGGCTGTGTCACGCCAAAGCCAAGCCCCGGTAACTGGTGGAAATGCCCTCGAGATGATGATTCCCCATGTAAATGGCTTGCATTGGAGAACAACAAGGCTCCCAAGACCCTGGCGGCCACCGGCACCGACCACAGGGTCTTGCCTAACCCGAATGTGCCGGTCGCAAACTACAAATATCCCTTCGACACATGGGTTACGACGTGGCCCGATGACGACTTGGACATTTACATCAAAGGCGAAAAAGTCAAGCCCCAGGCGTCGGGGACGAGCTACCTCATCCCAGCAG GAACGTCTGGCGACGATGTCTACTACaagtcgtcgcgcggcgcgcagATTCAGTTCTATGGCGCCTGCTCTCCGAGCACGCCGTGCATaggcgaggaggtggtgcCGTGGACGCAGGGCAAGGCCGTGACGGTAGGCGACCGCGATGCCGTCATCGACGTCAGCAAGTACACGTCCGACGGTGACCTCGTCTTCACCATAGCCGACACGTCCGTGACGACGGAGCAATACACCATCTTGGCAGATGGCAAAGAGGTGGACAAGACCCACGGGCGGCTGACCCTGGGAGCCGACAAGTACAACACCAAGAACATTGTCAACATCGACGTGGGCGCCGGGCCTTGGGGGGCGCTCAGGAGCATCGCCAATGACGGCTTTTGGGGCTCGTTCCGCATTCCTAAAG GGACACAGCAAGTCACGGTCCATATGAACTTTGAAGCACCGGGGTGGCCACACTATTTGTTTGAGTATCGTATTGACAAGCTCTGCAAGTGTTGA
- a CDS encoding 3-oxoacyl-[acyl-carrier-protein] reductase (EggNog:ENOG503NXNF~COG:Q), which produces MADRIAQLATHLNYPRGLLAGQVAIVTGSGQGIGAETARLFANEGAKVVVADIDAVKAQAVADSITSSGGQALAVPGDILQASYVDALVSRAASFGGGKIHIIVNNAGYTWDGVIHKTTDAQWETIIALHCTAPFRLVRAASPYFRVQDGEPRAIVNISSTSGVHGNAGQINYALAKAGVTGMTKTIAKEWGPRFGVRCNAVAFGHIETRLTAAKEDGAFVVGPGGEKIPLGIPQRQRDAKKGGGAADGKEDKKAAAPTFPDIPLGRPGSATEAAASILAVASPLFSYVTGQTIMVTGGRNM; this is translated from the exons ATGGCAGACCGCatcgcgcagctcgccacGCACCTCAACTACCCGCgcgggctgctcgccggGCAGGTGGCCATCGTGACGGGCAGCGGgcagggcatcggcgccgagacggcccGCCTGTTTGCCAACGAGGGCGCCAAGGTGGTTGTCGCGGATATTGACGCTG TcaaggcccaggccgtcgccgacagcatcacctcctcgggcggccaagccctcgccgtccccggcgACATCCTACAGGCCTCCTacgtcgacgcgctcgtctcgcgcgccgcctccttcggcggcggcaagatccacatcatcgtcaacaaCGCCGGCTACACGTGGGACGGCGTCATCCACAAGACCACCGACGCCCAGTGGGAGACCATCATCgccctgcactgcaccgcgCCCtttcgcctcgtccgcgccgcgaGCCCCTACTTCCGCGTGCAGGACGGTGAGCcccgcgccatcgtcaacatctccagcaccagcggcgtGCATGGCAACGCGGGGCAGATCAACTATGCGCTCGCAAAGGCAGGCGTCACGGGCATGACCAAGACCATTGCCAAGGAGTGGGGGCCGCGCTTCGGCGTAAGGTGCAACGCCGTTGCGTTTGGGCACATTGAGACGCGCCTCACGGCCGCGAAGGAGGATGGCGCGTTTGTCgtcgggcccggcggcgagaagattCCCCTCGGCAtcccgcagcggcagcgcgacgccaagaagggcggtggtgcggcggACGGAaaggaggacaagaaggcggcggcaccaaccTTTCCCGACATTCCCCTCGGGCGGCCCGGCTCGGCCACCGAGGCTGCGGCCAGCATTCTAGCCGTGGCGAGCCCGCTGTTTTCCTACGTGACCGGGCAGACGATTAtggtgacgggcgggcggaacATGTAG
- the CHI4 gene encoding Endochitinase 4 (EggNog:ENOG503PCAY~CAZy:GH18~SECRETED:SignalP(1-20~SECRETED:cutsite=VAA-AP~SECRETED:prob=0.5838)~COG:G) — MAGGLLKTGLVLLGSTLVAAAPLSERADTCATKGKPAGKVLQGYWENWDGSSNGVHPPFGWTAITDSRIKQHGYNVINAAFPVILSDGTALWEDGMDTGVKVATPAEMCQAKAAGATILMSIGGAAAGIDLSSSTVADKFVSTIVPILKKYNFDGVDIDIETGLTGSGNINTLSASQANLIRIIDGILAQMPSNFGLTMAPETAYVTGGSVTYGSIWGAYLPIVKKYADNGRLWWLNMQYYNGAMYGCSGDSYSAGTVEGFVAQTDCLNKGLVIQGTTIKVPYSMQAPGLPAQPGAGGGYMSPSLVGQAWDHYSGALKGLMTWSINWDGSKGWTFADNLKGRLGTA, encoded by the coding sequence ATGGCTGGAGGACTACTCAAGACCGGCctcgtgctgctgggctcgacgctcgtcgcggcggcgccgctctcTGAGAGGGCAGACACTTGTGCAACAAAGGGAAAGCCTGCTGGCAAGGTTCTCCAGGGATACTGGGAGAACTGGGACGGATCGTCCAACGGTGTTCACCCACCCTTTGGCTGGACGGCGATCACGGATTCCCGGATCAAGCAACATGGCTACAACGTGATCAACGCCGCCTTCCCCGTCATCCTGTCCGACGGCACGGCCCTGTGGGAGGACGGCATGGACACGGGCGTCAAGgtcgcgacgccggccgagatGTGCCAGgcaaaggccgccggcgccacgaTACTCATGTCCAtcggcggtgcggcggctggcaTAGACCTCAGCTccagcaccgtcgccgacaagttTGTCTCGACGATCGTCCCGATCTTGAAAAAGTACAACTTTGACGGTGtcgacatcgacatcgaGACTGGACtgaccggcagcggcaacatCAACACCCTCTCCGCGTCCCAAGCGAACCTGATCcgcatcatcgacggcatcctTGCGCAGATGCCGTCCAACTTTGGCCTGACCATGGCTCCCGAGACTGCCTACGTCACCGGCGGGAGCGTCACGTACGGTTCCATCTGGGGAGCCTACCTACCCATCGTCAAAAAGTACGCCGACAACGGCCGCCTGTGGTGGCTGAACATGCAGTACTACAACGGCGCCATGTACGGCTGCTCGGGCGACTCGTACTCtgccggcaccgtcgaggGCTTCGTCGCCCAGACGGACTGCCTGAACAAGGGCCTCGTCATCCAGGGAACCACGATCAAGGTTCCGTACAGCATGCAAGCCCCAGGTCTGCCCGCTCAGCcgggtgccggcggcggctacatGTCCCCGAGCCTGGTCGGCCAGGCCTGGGACCACTACAGCGGCGCGCTCAAGGGCTTGATGACGTGGTCCATCAACTGGGACGGATCGAAAGGCTGGACCTTTGCCGACAACCTTAAGGGAAGACTGGGAACCGCTTAG
- a CDS encoding uncharacterized protein (COG:P~COG:T~EggNog:ENOG503GACC) — MRRQAPAAAADEPSGPPPTIAADPETPQGLLVAAIWAEDVDAVGHVLDQDPELVSAKLAHHGLLHRRWLGEVQRMEGFFARDRSLLAEPAVIFAAKIPFYKNIYRSTRAMSPGSLAVLGLFVDRGASLNQPWPDAEHWIKDGVMETCGQYDSPEAMGLLIRSGAEVDVGQVWEPLGLGTLALQNGAARTVQALFDLGAAYVPLAHGLPHGTLEDVQEPLVQAAQGGQEDAVNVLLQSLSQSNLTRRISGTHDTDLTVLDALLLAATDCLQPKDSTDSPIAPNRPWLGQMSWLERQERLVHRLLDAGADPGAADSAGRTAFQCACRWAGADLIRRFALSVPGGVNQQLPYIDWQDKASYAVETIRTGEKVTYLHVAAGYHNAAAVACLLEAGAELLCDEHARTPLHWCFLTRDDFVQTEVRDSTSLTPQVRALYGVGDSEQQRLPWAPPMDVIAILLPSVQDVSKTDTSGRSTLHFAAQNRYWEAMAVLIRRGLEPAMQDGDGLTIFHCMVAAPKPSVAAPEHQAYMLGLELLREVLRERSDVGVDTVDTDGLTALHQACDLGHVLMVELFLTLGADPDCRDSVGWTPLCCAAGSPCQDRGETLERMSPNEATERRDKALYMKGLLLEAGADPTLTADSGVTAEDIEYDIARKLVDCVSRYAEELYD, encoded by the coding sequence ATGCGCCGACaggcgcctgccgccgccgcggacgaaCCCAGCGGGCCCCCGCCAACAATTGCAGCGGACCCTGAAACACCTCAGGGCCTCTTGGTCGCCGCCATCtgggccgaggacgtcgatgccgtggGGCATGTCTTGGATCAGGACCCCGAACTCGTGAGCGCCAAGCTTGCCCACCACGGCCTGTTACACCGCCGCTGGCTCGGTGAGGTTCAGCGAATGGAGGGCTTCTTTGCGCGGGATCGAAGTCTGCtggccgagcccgccgtcaTCTTCGCCGCCAAGATTCCCTTCTACAAGAACATTTACCGGTCAACGAGGGCCATGTCACCCGGgagcctcgccgtcctcggcctgtTTGTGGATCGCGGGGCATCCCTCAATCAGCCGTGGCCGGACGCCGAGCACTGGATAAAGGACGGGGTAATGGAGACGTGTGGCCAGTACGACAGCCCCGAGGCAATGGGCCTCTTGATCCGCAGCGGTGCCGAGGTGGACGTCGGGCAGGTCTGGGAGCCCCTCGGGCTGGGAACGTTGGCGCTGCAgaacggcgccgcgcggacGGTGCAGGCACTCTTCGATCTCGGCGCCGCATATGTCCCTTTGGCGCACGGCCTGCCGCACGGCACGTTAGAGGATGTGCAGGAACCTCTTGTCCAGGCGGCCCAAGGCGGGCAAGAAGACGCTGTAAACGTCTTGCTCCAGAGTCTGAGCCAGTCTAATTTGACGAGACGCATATCCGGAACCCACGACACCGATTTGACCGTTCTTGATGCACTCCTCTTGGCCGCAACAGACTGTCTGCAGCCCAAAGATAGCACAGACTCGCCCATTGCGCCGAATCGGCCGTGGCTTGGCCAGATGTCGTGGCTGGAGCGGCAAGAGAGGTTAGTCCACCGCCTCTTGGATGCTGGCGCCGACCCAGGTGCGGCCGACAGCGCGGGCAGGACGGCATTTCAGTGCGCCTGCCGTTGGGCTGGCGCGGATCTGATCCGTCGATTCGCGCTGTCCGTACCTGGCGGCGTCAACCAGCAACTCCCGTACATCGACTGGCAGGACAAGGCATCGTATGCCGTGGAGACGATTCGCACAGGAGAGAAGGTGACGTATCTgcatgttgccgccggctATCAcaacgctgctgctgtagcGTGCCTGCTTGAGGCTGGTGCTGAATTGCTCTGCGATgagcacgcgcgcacgccatTGCACTGGTGTTTTCTTACCAGGGACGACTTTGTCCAGACAGAGGTGCGCGATTCGACGTCCCTTACGCCGCAGGTACGAGCTCTTTACGGAGTAGGCGACTCGGAACAGCAACGCTTGCCGTGGGCGCCACCCATGGATGTGATTGCCATTCTCCTGCCATCTGTACAGGATGTGAGCAAGACGGACACGTCGGGCCGGAGCACGCTTCACTTTGCTGCGCAGAATCGCTACTGGGAGGCCATGGCTGTGCTTATTCGAAGGGGCCTGGAACCCGCCATGCAGGACGGAGACGGACTTACCATCTTTCACtgcatggtggcggcgccgaagccTTCTGTTGCCGCGCCGGAGCACCAGGCGTACATGCTCGGGCTCGAGCTTTTGCGAGAGGTGCTACGGGAGAGGTcggacgtcggcgtcgacactGTAGACACGGATGGCCTGACTGCGCTCCATCAAGCTTGCGACCTGGGCCACGTGCTCATGGTCGAGCTCTTCCTGACGCTGGGCGCCGACCCCGACTGTCGAGACAGCGTAGGATGGACGCCGCTgtgctgcgcggcgggctctcCCTGCCAGGACCGCGGGGAGACGCTCGAGCGCATGTCGCCGAACGAGGcgacggagaggagggaCAAGGCATTGTACATGAAGGGCTTGCTGCTCGAAGCTGGCGCGGATccgaccttgacggcggACTCTGGCGTGACAGCGGAGGACATTGAGTATGACATTGCAAGGAAGCTGGTTGATTGCGTGAGTAGATACGCCGAAGAGCTCTATGATTGA
- a CDS encoding uncharacterized protein (COG:S~EggNog:ENOG503P1A1) — MVQLPQRRILPRRISPVFAAVLDDAAPVSIEPHLLDLIHAREPGTCRWPFEDGTVRSWIEGSNDIRNLWVYGNDGAGKAVLAATLAEEMIQRAEAPSDGGEGDAVCFYLCRHDGAGSSDLDVFATLVLQLAVQSGAALKTLKAAVGDEDDAKALQKKMETKTVKELGQLLEDMARHLRKVSVFVVAIDGLEEDAKRSVLELLGTMSQTPGVPLRVALTGPTLSATDGRLCHEGRFHMVLATGMTEDIRKYVRGELARKTARGAPFLKDESVREGIEQDIVNRSHGAWLWAVCELEAQCNLARIGRWKPRPSGGASPDPLPQWAYGPDPEDVRAGLFPCGPYLESVLAEGNPRTLFILNRVLKYVLVSGLWEQARLSVEEMCETLTSLLNHNTCGTWYAENNVPAHRHHPAVTEQDIVQICGPLIRKSHDGTRFDVSHPSVIFFFRFYNPHLPETRDFLSADSPAKLMGQTVDEFGLVGEILEEQGMFDAAEAMHRRVMRCEQSGCGPTHPSTLARVNNLALFLIGQVRLDEAEELLLSVRDAFEAMDPPPTEMVVRDIMCNMYNMLGIVYKRRGELDLSEINYIAALSGWEDIYGPHSLEAARAAKNLGLLYVTMGPEREDETCALWERHVADLEASSSSSGLGAAAAAAAAAANEEEVVAAVYDLALLYKNLGRTGEAVPLMERAVGGYERLRGRADERTLGGLFQLGQLRAAHGEFVVAERLFREVVRGWERAHGREDGRTMEGREMLAMVQRDLYGLGREEG, encoded by the exons ATGGTGCAACTGCCGCAGCGACGCATCCTGCCGCGGCGCATCTCGCCGGTGTTTGCCGCGGTCCTTGACGACGCAGCGCCCGTGTCCATTGAGCCGCATCTGCTTGACCTCATCCATGCCCGCGAACCCGGCACGTGCCGGTGGCCGTTTGAGGATGGCACCGTCAGATCATGGATCGAGGGCAGCAACGACATTCGGAACCTATGGGTCTATGGgaacgacggcgcgggcaaggCTGTGCTGGCAGCGACGCTTGCCGAAGAGATGATCCAGAGGGCGGAGGCGCCGTCCGACGGGGGCGAAGGCGATGCCGTGTGCTTTTACCTGTGCCgtcacgacggcgccggcagctcAGACCTGGATGTCTTCGCAACGCTGGTGCTACAGCTGGCGGTGCAGAGCGGGGCCGCCTTGAAGACACtgaaggcggccgtgggggatgaggacgatgccAAGGCGCTTCAGAAGAAGATGGAGACGAAGACCGTCAAGGAACTGGGACAGTtgctcgaggacatggctCGGCACTTGAGAAAGGTATCCGTCTTTGTGGTGGCAATCGATGGCCTGGAGGAGGACGCAAAGCGAAGCGTGCTGGAGTTACTCGGGACCATGAGCCAGACGCCCGGCGTGCCGCTTCGCGTGGCTCTCACTGGGCCTACACTTTCCGCCACGGACGGGAGACTGTGCCACGAGGGCCGTTTTCACATGGTACTCGCCACGGGGATGACCGAGGACATACGGAAATATGTGCGCGGTGAGCTCGCGAGGAAGACTGCCCGCGGGGCGCCTTTCCTCAAAGACGAGAGTGTGAGGGAAGGCATCGAGCAGGACATTGTTAACAGAAGTCACGGCGC CTGGCTCTGGGCCGTATGTGAGCTGGAGGCGCAGTGCAACCTGGCCAGAATTGGGCGATGGAAGCCTCGCCCCTCAGGGGGTGCGTCGCCCGATCCCCTTCCGCAGTGGGCGTACGGCCCTGACCCGGAGGACGTGCGCGCTGGACTCTTCCCATGTGGGCCATATCTCGAGAGTGTCCTAGCAGAGGGTAATCCTCGCACACTGTTTATCCTGAACCGCGTGCTCAAGTATGTCTTGGTCTCGGGGCTCTGGGAACAGGCACGGCTCAGCGTCGAGGAGATGTGCGAGACGCTTACGTCGCTGCTCAACCACAACACATGCGGCACCTGGTACGCGGAGAACAACGTCCCGGCGCATAGACATCACCCGGCCGTCACAGAGCAGGACATTGTACAGATCTGCGGCCCCCTGATTCGCAAATCACACGATGGCACGCGCTTCGATGTCAGTCACCCGAGtgtcatcttcttcttcaggTTCTACAACCCTCATCTGCCCGAGACGCGTGACTTTCTGTCCGCGGACTCTCCAGCCAAGCTCATGGGCCAAACGGTCGACGAGTTCGGCTTGGTGGGCGAGATACTGGAGGAGCAGGGCATgttcgacgccgccgaggcgatgCATCGCCGTGTCATGCGCTGCGAGCAGTCGGGCTGCGGCCCCACGCACCCGTCGACGCTCGCGCGCGTCAACAATCTGGCTTTGTTCCTCATTGGCCAGGTGCGTCTCGACGAGGCAGAAGAGTTGCTGCTGAGCGTGAGGGACGCCTTCGAGGCGATGGATCCGCCGCCCACGGAGATGGTCGTCCGCGATATCATGTGCAACATGTACAACATGCTGGGCATCGTCTAcaagcggcgcggcgagctcgacctgTCGGAAATCAACTACATTGCCGCGCTGAGCGGTTGGGAGGACATCTACGGGCCCCacagcctcgaggcggctCGCGCGGCGAAGAACCTGGGCCTCCTGTACGTGACCATGGGCCCCGagcgcgaggacgagaccTGCGCGCTGTGGGAGCGGCACGTCGCGGACCTCgaggccagcagcagcagcagcggcctgggggcggcggcggcggcggcggcggcggcggcgaacgaggaggaggtggtcgCGGCGGTGTACGACCTGGCGCTGCTGTACAAGAACCtcgggcggacgggcgaggcggtccCGCTGATGGAGCGCGCGGTGGGCGGGTacgagcggctgcgcggTCGGGCGGACGAGCGGACGCTGGGCGGGCTGTTTCAGCTGGGAcagctgcgcgcggcgcatGGGGAGTTTGTGGTGGCGGAGCGGCTGTTCAGGGAGGTGGTGCGCGGGTGGGAGAGGGCGCATGGGAGGGAGGATGGGAGGacgatggaggggagggagatgctggcgatggtgCAGCGGGACTTGTATGggctggggagggaggagggctgA
- a CDS encoding uncharacterized protein (COG:T~EggNog:ENOG503P4QN), with protein sequence MATIPSPAALAALASTPVDVPIPPAALSAALSSPPFAPSSSSPSSSSPTSSSSTSGYIPGALNLRDLGAYAPLRGVLRPRTVFRSGTLDYLAAPAPPHARRALLRSRLGVSRVVDFRRADEVKVEPLPLSPPGRRGVDGDGDGDGDGDDGGGSDGAGVTLLSCPYMDGREKPRQMGPADFVAREGVSLSAGYDVMYDAVLKGYTTGFRAVLEALRTAGEGDAVLFHCTAGKDRTGVMAALILDLMGAPADVIADEYALTRIGTEPWREKLLPLALRSFGVGAPTAAPDPRVVMGGGDADKDKRYSADEAAVAIEAPGMREMLGTYAAVMKRFVERLRSEYGGAEGYMKDHLGFSDADVAEIRNNLRPTE encoded by the exons atggcgacgataccctcccccgccgccctcgccgccctcgcctccacccccgtcgacgtccccatcccgcccgccgcgctctccgccgcgctctcctctccgccctttgcgccctcttcctcgtcgccgtcgtcgtcgtctcccacTTCCTCCTCCAGCACCTCTGGCTACATCCCCGGCGCCCTCAACCTCCGCGACCTCGGCGCCTACGCCCCCCTCCGCGGGGTCCTCCGCCCGCGCACCGTCTTCCGCTCCGGCACGCTTGACTacctcgccgcgccggcgcccccgcacgcgcgccgcgccctgctgcgcTCCCGGCTCGGCGtctcgcgcgtcgtcgactttcgccgcgccgacgaggtcaaggtggagccgctgccgctgtctcCGCCTggtcggcgcggcgtggatggtgacggtgacggtgacggtgatggcgatgatggcggcggcagcgacggagCGGGCGTGACGCTCCTGTCGTGCCCGTACATGGACGGCAGGGAGAAGCCGCGGCAGATGGGACCCGCCGACTTTGTGGCGCGCGAGGGGGTGAGCCTGAGCGCGGGCTACGATGTCATGTACGACGCTGTGCTCAAGGGGTACACGACGGGGTTCAGGGCTGTGTTGGAGGCGTTGCGaacggcgggcgagggcgacgctgTGCTATTCCACTGCACGG CCGGCAAGGACCGCACcggcgtcatggccgccctcatcctcgaccTCATGGGCGCCCCCGCCGacgtcatcgccgacgagTACGCTCTCACCCGCATCGGCACCGAGCCCTGgcgcgagaagctgctccCCCTCGCCCTTCGCAGCTTCGGTGTTGGCGCCCCCACCGCGGCCCCGGATCCCCGCGTCGTGatgggcggtggtgatgccgacaaggacaagcggtactcggccgacgaggcggccgtggccatcGAGGCGCCCGGCATGAGGGAGATGCTCGGCACGTACGCTGCCGTCATGAAGCGCTtcgtcgagcgtctgcgCAGCGAGTATGGAGGCGCCGAGGGGTACATGAAGGACCATCTAGGCTTCTCTGACGCGGACGTGGCCGAGATCCGCAACAATTTGCGCCCGACCGAGTAA
- a CDS encoding uncharacterized protein (EggNog:ENOG503NYRC), whose product MSQPPATPSAGHSRNKPSVTASSRPRSSTKGPLDADDHHPQTSPSTPQSQPSPRAGQTPWSAQHQQQHQQHQQLPRRTASRNVASPAVTPVGAARAKDFSFLLRPDIYHPLTPLNVPQAFRNSPKQPDPTASLDELLARGHFRAAAIAAVQQLTGSGLDGDGVDPTDADRIFSLLYTRLACLTLIDATPLAAHEVKALEDLNNARAYVDDATGEHLVPWELRVLNVRLQSLGFNDPRRAVMSYHELAREARDRAKRDGAARDLWRARLHDLGIKVAGALVDMGDLPGAAHHLAGLHDTGDAKVVLSRALLWLRLGDADRARACVAQCADAPRLEQLVLALCDMADADYVAALARWQELREALPGDEMVGVNTAVCLLYLGRMHEGREILEGLVAAGQSSHTLLFNLSTMYELCTERNRNLKLKLAERVAAMDESPSGWERMNADFKL is encoded by the exons AtgagccagccgcccgccacgccctccGCGGGCCACTCCAGGAACAAACCTTCCGTCACAGCCT CCTCGAGACCACGTTCCTCGACCAAGGggcccctcgacgccgacga CCATCATCCtcagacgtcgccgtcgacgcctcaGTCCCAGCCTagcccgcgggcgggccagACGCCGTGGTCagcgcagcaccagcagcagcatcaacagcaccagcagctgccgagacggacggcctCTCGCAAtgtcgcctcgcccgctgTCACGCCCgtcggcgcagcgcgcgcgaaAGACTTCTCCTTCCTCCTGCGCCCAGACATCTACCATCCGCTGACGCCGCTCAACGTACCCCAGGCCTTTCGCAACTCGCCCAAGCAGCCCGATCCGACGGCctcgctcgacgagctgctcgccagGGGCCActtccgcgccgccgccatcgctgccgtccagcagctcaCGGGAtcgggcctcgacggcgacggcgtggaccCCACAGACGCGGACCGCATCTTCAGCCTGCTCTACACGAGGCTGGCGTGCCTGACGCTCATCGACGCCACCCCCCTGGCCGCACACGAGGTCAAGGCTCTCGAGGACCTCAACAACGCCCGCGCCTACGTGGATGATGCGACGGGCGAGCACCTCGTGCCCTGGGAGCTGCGCGTCCTCAACGTCCGCCTGCAGTCGCTGGGGTTCAACGacccgcggcgcgccgtcATGAGCTACCACGAGCTGgcccgcgaggcccgcgacCGAGCCAAACGCgatggcgcggcgcgcgatCTGTGGCGAGCGCGTCTGCACGATCTGGGAATCaaggtcgccggcgccctcgtcgacatgggcGATCTgccgggcgccgcgcaccacctcgccggcctACACGATACGGGCGACGCCAAGGTCGTGCTGTCGCGGGCCCTGCTATGGCTGCGCCTGGGTGACGCCGACAGAGCGCGGGCTTGTGTGGCCCAGTGCGCTGACGCGCCCCGACTGGAGCAGCTGGTGCTAGCGCTGTGCGACATGGCCGATGCCGACTACgtggcggccctggcccgATGGCAGGAGCTACGTGAAGCTCTGCCAGGCGATGAGATGGTTGGCGTTAACACGGCGGTTTGTTTGCTGTACCTGGGCCGCATGCACGAG GGTCGGGAAATCCTCGAGGgactcgtcgcggcgggaCAGTCATCGCACACACTTCTCTTCAACCTGTCAACCATGTACGAGCTATGCACGGAGCGCAATCGCAACCTCAAGCTGAAACTGGCGGAGAGGgtggccgccatggacgagtCGCCGTCGGGATGGGAACGCATGAACGCCGACTTTAAGCTCTAG